One genomic window of Stieleria sp. JC731 includes the following:
- a CDS encoding putative DNA modification/repair radical SAM protein, with product MSASSIESKLSILADAAKYDASCASSGSKRDSRGGLGSTEGMGICHSYTPDGRCVSLLKILLTNVCIFDCQYCVNRVSSDTPRARMSVEEVVRLTMDFYRRNYIEGLFLSSGIIRSSDYTMEQLVLVAQTLRERESFRGYIHLKTIPGSSEDLIEKAGLYADRLSVNIELPTVKDLHTLAPEKKRDEIEGTMGKIHVRRDEIATDQRIGIRTPKFAPAGQSTQMIVGATDTSDREILDTSSSLYQTHRLRRVYYSAFSPIPHADSRLPGSAPPLIREHRLYQADWLIRFYGFDAAELTTPEQANLPLDLDPKHAWALAHRDMFPIDINKASRELLLRIPGIGERGVKRILRTRRHHAIRDEDLSRLGVVYRRARPFVITADRHPGPLQIDSLDLKKKTQPKQRQLMLFDALESAGNGQV from the coding sequence TTGTCTGCTTCATCAATCGAATCCAAACTTTCAATCTTGGCCGATGCCGCCAAATACGACGCGTCGTGTGCGAGCAGTGGTTCCAAACGAGACAGCCGCGGGGGCCTGGGCAGCACCGAAGGCATGGGGATCTGCCATAGCTACACACCTGATGGTCGATGCGTATCGCTGCTGAAAATCCTACTCACAAACGTCTGCATTTTCGACTGCCAGTATTGTGTTAACCGGGTTAGCAGTGATACGCCAAGGGCTCGCATGTCGGTCGAAGAAGTCGTGCGTCTGACGATGGATTTTTACCGCCGCAACTATATCGAAGGCCTGTTCCTGAGCAGCGGAATCATTCGATCGTCAGACTACACGATGGAGCAATTGGTGCTTGTCGCTCAGACACTTCGTGAACGGGAATCGTTTCGTGGCTACATTCACTTGAAAACCATTCCCGGATCGAGTGAAGATCTGATTGAAAAGGCCGGACTTTATGCTGACCGACTTAGCGTCAATATCGAACTCCCAACGGTTAAAGACCTTCATACGCTCGCGCCGGAAAAGAAACGTGACGAAATTGAAGGGACGATGGGAAAGATCCATGTCCGTCGTGATGAAATCGCAACCGACCAAAGAATAGGGATTCGAACGCCAAAATTCGCTCCGGCTGGCCAAAGCACGCAGATGATTGTTGGGGCTACGGACACCAGCGATCGCGAAATTCTGGACACAAGCAGTTCGCTCTACCAAACTCATCGTCTGCGTCGGGTTTACTACAGTGCGTTCAGCCCTATACCGCATGCCGATTCGCGGTTACCCGGATCAGCACCGCCATTGATACGCGAACACCGGCTATACCAAGCGGATTGGCTGATTCGTTTTTATGGCTTTGATGCTGCCGAATTAACCACGCCAGAACAAGCCAACTTACCTCTCGATCTCGACCCCAAACATGCGTGGGCATTGGCCCATCGCGACATGTTTCCGATCGATATAAACAAAGCGTCCCGCGAGCTACTGCTTCGGATTCCGGGAATTGGTGAACGCGGTGTGAAACGCATCCTTCGAACTCGGAGGCATCACGCCATTCGTGACGAAGACCTTTCACGTCTAGGGGTCGTTTATAGACGCGCCCGACCGTTTGTAATTACGGCTGACCGACACCCAGGGCCGCTGCAAATCGACAGTCTCGATTTAAAGAAAAAAACTCAGCCCAAACAGCGTCAACTCATGTTGTTCGATGCATTGGAAAGTGCCGGAAACGGCCAAGTTTGA
- a CDS encoding cadherin-like domain-containing protein has product MKSLRQLLRRQKAKSAERSQKSRSNRNGNTRRLNSQTLEQRQLLAADFNAAHNYWHAHDVNQDRVISPSDALAIINYIAVNNAGALGEGEDVGSGIDPFAGQKVDANNDGAVTPSDALSVINAVARGEQMTALVELFLTARDADDNLLPETNGVITVGTGEENSFFLEVSYSDLRGFGDDLGAFTIFTDIGVSQGGILKPVLRETQQIVIDEAIRSSSSGFVTVGREGTSTTVDISLAEIQGGFSAALSNALVNTFGMDAGDFSISEPTALKGENGQNLGFEIFYGADDLGNVDIPDLTFTPNFDNTVDFTFREFAPFEADGVTPNTAAVRFNLDTRSRTLNDNEEFYDLLNRGNYSLAEGFDEVGGVGGANPRGVRDADDNGQLIEPFDAFRIEVFLDQPVSDSNPLVVDVNPGEGQDPLTLYGTNDAVTEDMIIIDEDARVTFSTGAVINTPPTVSPVPLTVTATEDDGTSVIDLLSGATDADGDTLSVSNFSFTAGDTSGATLSGNNVNLDPSAYNTLAVGESVVITATYDIIDGNGGSVGQTLSLTVTGVNDPPVVSGPISETRSENATSFTIDLLQNASDVDSSDTLDAINIVQNGTDDASGITVDDTNNQITVDPSAYAALNDGESVTVVYDYQVSDGNGGTVNTTVSITINGDTPNQNPTVSGPVTATFSEDAGDDTVDLLSGATDPDTGDTLNVSGLTLVSGDASGVTVNGNSLSVSPSVYNDLQQGQSETIVYSYNIIDGEGGSVAQTATVTITGVNDAPVVGNALSLTVTEDDNSTSLDLLTGASDPDAGDTVSVDGLTLTSGDASGITTSTSSLSIDPSAYNSLAAGESEVIIYTYNVIDGFGGSTPQSATITITGVNDAPTVGAAITATVTEDDSTTTVDLIAGAADADTSDSLTVANFTTVSGDSTPFSVVNDTTLSFDPNYYNSLAAGESEIVIVNYNVVDGNGGSAAQTATITITGVNDAPTVGNALSFTFNEDQGTQSASLLQGATDPDTNDTLSISNVSVTGDDAGVTRSGANLSIDTSAYGDLNDGESAVITFTYQVTDGTVSVNQTATVTIEGRDEGIPTVTGPITVSFDEDDNNGVVDLLAGAADPDNDPLSVINAVITSGDASGVTIDAANNRLLITPSAYNDLNTGETAVVVVSYDISDGNGNSVSQTATVTIIGEDEPLFIPSTISGQLFIDHVENQQEVANNGATPIRNGVRDADERALGSVTIRLMQVTSSGESEIASVMTNNDGEYSFDGLEPGTYVVEYDLPSSVVYTGSKRATIVVSEDGGETISGPMLNAIGLSGTQQRIDLLAKTYLDANIVDTGSDDSGASGGSVHLNSDGTQQMFIASGDFDAEYAEVVLNDARDAALLTIIDGAGEVKSARLDINQFVVTGDGQGIRFFGMMQDFNFVQSSDELLRDEFEDYRNAIDQILQDM; this is encoded by the coding sequence ATGAAAAGCCTGCGTCAGTTGCTCCGCCGTCAGAAAGCCAAGAGTGCGGAACGATCCCAAAAGAGTCGCTCCAATCGCAATGGCAATACGCGACGGTTGAATTCACAAACTTTGGAGCAGCGCCAGTTGCTGGCCGCAGATTTCAATGCTGCACACAACTATTGGCACGCCCATGACGTCAACCAGGATCGCGTGATCTCTCCAAGTGACGCTTTGGCGATCATCAATTACATCGCCGTCAACAACGCCGGAGCACTGGGTGAAGGCGAAGACGTTGGCTCGGGTATTGACCCCTTCGCTGGACAAAAGGTCGATGCCAATAACGATGGTGCCGTCACCCCATCGGATGCCCTTTCGGTTATCAATGCGGTTGCCCGTGGCGAACAGATGACCGCCCTGGTTGAACTGTTCTTGACCGCTCGTGACGCCGACGACAACTTGCTTCCGGAAACCAACGGTGTCATCACGGTCGGTACCGGCGAAGAAAACTCATTCTTCCTGGAAGTTTCTTACAGCGACCTTCGAGGTTTCGGTGACGACCTCGGTGCCTTTACGATCTTCACCGACATCGGTGTTAGCCAAGGCGGAATTCTAAAACCGGTTCTTCGAGAAACCCAGCAGATCGTTATCGACGAAGCCATCCGTAGCAGCAGCTCTGGTTTCGTAACGGTCGGACGCGAGGGAACTTCAACAACGGTTGACATTTCATTGGCTGAAATCCAAGGCGGTTTCTCAGCAGCTTTAAGTAACGCGTTGGTCAACACCTTCGGGATGGACGCTGGCGACTTCAGCATCTCAGAGCCGACCGCTTTGAAGGGCGAGAATGGACAGAACCTAGGTTTCGAAATCTTCTACGGTGCTGACGACCTCGGAAACGTCGATATTCCAGATCTAACGTTTACGCCAAACTTCGACAATACCGTCGACTTCACGTTCCGCGAATTCGCACCGTTCGAAGCCGATGGCGTCACCCCCAATACCGCAGCCGTGCGATTCAACTTGGACACGCGCAGCCGCACGCTGAACGACAACGAAGAATTTTACGACCTCCTAAACCGAGGCAACTACAGCCTTGCCGAAGGCTTTGATGAAGTCGGCGGTGTTGGTGGAGCGAACCCACGTGGTGTTCGCGATGCAGACGATAACGGTCAGTTGATCGAACCATTTGATGCTTTTCGTATCGAAGTCTTCTTGGATCAGCCAGTCTCGGATTCGAATCCTCTGGTCGTTGACGTCAATCCGGGCGAAGGCCAGGACCCGTTGACCCTTTACGGTACGAACGACGCTGTCACCGAAGACATGATCATCATTGATGAAGATGCTCGTGTGACCTTCAGCACCGGTGCAGTTATCAACACTCCACCGACCGTTTCGCCCGTGCCTTTGACGGTGACGGCAACCGAAGATGACGGAACCAGCGTTATCGATTTGCTTTCCGGTGCGACAGATGCCGACGGCGACACCCTGTCGGTTTCTAACTTCTCATTCACAGCTGGCGACACCAGCGGTGCGACCTTAAGCGGCAACAACGTCAACCTGGACCCATCGGCGTACAACACATTGGCAGTCGGTGAAAGTGTTGTCATCACCGCAACCTATGACATCATTGATGGCAACGGCGGTTCGGTCGGACAAACACTGTCGTTGACTGTTACAGGTGTAAACGACCCGCCAGTGGTCTCAGGACCGATTAGCGAAACTCGCAGCGAAAACGCGACGTCCTTTACCATCGATCTACTTCAGAACGCATCTGATGTTGACAGCAGCGACACTTTGGACGCGATCAACATCGTCCAAAACGGCACCGACGACGCGTCCGGAATCACCGTTGACGACACGAACAACCAGATCACCGTCGATCCTTCGGCCTATGCCGCTCTAAACGACGGTGAAAGCGTCACGGTGGTTTACGACTATCAAGTCTCCGATGGAAATGGCGGGACGGTCAACACCACCGTCTCGATTACGATCAACGGCGACACTCCCAACCAAAACCCAACGGTCTCAGGCCCCGTTACAGCAACCTTCAGCGAAGATGCTGGTGACGATACCGTTGACTTGCTTTCGGGTGCGACCGACCCAGACACTGGGGACACACTAAACGTTAGCGGATTGACGCTCGTTAGCGGTGACGCTTCGGGTGTAACCGTCAACGGAAATAGCTTGAGCGTTTCCCCATCGGTCTATAACGATCTGCAGCAAGGCCAATCCGAAACCATCGTCTATAGCTACAACATCATCGATGGCGAAGGCGGCTCGGTTGCACAAACCGCTACGGTCACAATCACCGGCGTCAACGACGCACCAGTGGTTGGCAACGCATTGAGCTTGACCGTTACCGAAGACGATAACAGCACCAGCTTGGACCTACTCACTGGTGCATCAGATCCAGATGCCGGCGACACTGTTTCGGTTGACGGACTGACACTGACCTCTGGTGACGCGAGCGGAATCACGACTTCGACAAGCAGCTTGTCGATCGATCCGTCGGCTTATAACTCATTGGCCGCTGGTGAATCCGAAGTCATCATCTACACCTACAACGTTATCGACGGATTCGGTGGCTCGACGCCTCAATCCGCTACTATCACGATCACCGGTGTTAATGACGCTCCAACTGTCGGTGCTGCGATTACAGCCACCGTCACCGAAGATGATTCGACGACAACAGTCGATTTGATCGCCGGTGCTGCCGATGCGGATACAAGCGATTCGCTGACCGTCGCGAACTTCACAACGGTCTCAGGTGATTCAACACCTTTCTCGGTCGTCAACGATACCACGCTGTCCTTCGACCCGAACTACTACAATAGCCTAGCGGCAGGCGAATCTGAAATCGTCATCGTCAACTACAACGTTGTCGATGGAAACGGCGGCTCCGCAGCTCAGACCGCAACCATCACGATCACTGGTGTGAACGACGCACCGACGGTTGGAAATGCTCTGTCGTTTACGTTTAACGAAGACCAAGGAACGCAGTCGGCGTCACTGTTGCAAGGAGCGACGGACCCTGACACCAATGACACCCTGTCGATTTCGAACGTGTCAGTCACTGGCGACGACGCCGGCGTCACTCGTTCTGGTGCCAACCTTTCGATCGATACCAGTGCCTACGGCGATTTGAATGACGGCGAATCGGCAGTCATCACCTTTACCTACCAGGTCACAGATGGAACTGTCAGCGTTAACCAAACTGCGACAGTCACGATCGAAGGTCGGGACGAAGGTATCCCAACGGTCACAGGACCGATCACGGTTTCGTTCGACGAAGATGACAACAATGGTGTCGTAGATTTGCTAGCCGGAGCAGCTGACCCGGATAACGATCCACTTTCGGTCATCAACGCGGTGATCACCAGTGGCGACGCAAGCGGCGTCACGATCGATGCGGCCAACAACCGACTTTTGATCACACCTTCGGCTTACAACGATTTGAACACCGGCGAAACTGCAGTCGTCGTTGTCAGCTACGACATCAGCGATGGAAACGGAAACAGCGTTTCGCAAACCGCCACCGTGACAATCATCGGCGAAGACGAACCACTGTTCATTCCGTCAACCATCTCTGGTCAGCTATTCATTGACCATGTTGAAAACCAACAAGAGGTCGCCAACAACGGTGCGACACCGATTCGAAATGGTGTACGTGACGCTGACGAACGAGCATTGGGAAGCGTCACGATTCGCTTGATGCAAGTCACCAGTAGTGGCGAATCTGAAATCGCATCGGTAATGACCAACAATGACGGCGAATACTCGTTCGATGGCCTCGAACCTGGTACCTACGTTGTTGAATACGACCTGCCTTCATCGGTGGTCTATACCGGCAGCAAGCGAGCCACGATCGTGGTCAGCGAAGATGGTGGCGAAACCATCTCGGGCCCAATGCTGAACGCAATCGGATTGTCCGGCACTCAACAGCGGATCGACCTACTTGCGAAGACCTACCTCGATGCCAACATCGTTGACACTGGCAGTGATGACTCAGGTGCATCTGGTGGATCCGTGCACCTGAACAGCGATGGCACGCAGCAAATGTTCATCGCCAGCGGTGACTTTGATGCCGAGTACGCGGAAGTCGTCTTGAATGATGCACGCGATGCCGCGTTGCTGACCATTATCGATGGAGCTGGCGAAGTTAAATCGGCTCGCTTGGACATCAACCAATTTGTTGTCACCGGTGACGGTCAAGGCATCCGTTTCTTCGGGATGATGCAAGACTTCAACTTTGTCCAGTCCAGCGATGAACTCCTACGTGACGAATTCGAAGACTATCGCAACGCGATTGATCAAATCTTGCAAGACATGTAG
- a CDS encoding UdgX family uracil-DNA binding protein (This protein belongs to the uracil DNA glycosylase superfamily, members of which act in excision repair of DNA. However, it belongs more specifically to UdgX branch, whose founding member was found to bind uracil in DNA (where it does not belong), without cleaving it, appears to promote DNA repair by a pathway involving RecA, rather than base excision.), which produces MHSVTATTFDDWRLSARTFLQAEIEPSAIRWIDHRSLATQAQQDLFGTSVPLSPALPLPADLANSNRTINVPASFLSIAKTVSFHRSPSRWENLYGILWRLSHGEKHLLSIASDPDVIELAAMEKAVRRDAHKTKAFVRFRSFRDNDGERFVAWHRPDHYVLRYVADFFCRRFDVMRWSILTPDESCHWDGAKLTFSEGLPRSSAPADDEIEELWKTYYANIFNPARIKLKAMQAEMPKKHWATMPETELIEPMLRDAPRRVEQMIQYTDSIASAQSFVPQQKDIAILREAAATCQGCALCHDATQTVFGSGPENSRAVLVGEQPGDNEDQMGQPFVGPAGKLLREVLHASGIDEQTIYMTNAVKHFKFTRSGKRRLHKKPSAREVAACRPWLQAELETIRPKLILCLGASASGVIFGPNFRITEQRGQWYSSPYADRTLATYHPSALLRAPQDKAAEMRREFESDIGEFAKAFHAL; this is translated from the coding sequence ATGCATAGTGTGACGGCAACGACGTTTGATGATTGGCGGCTATCAGCTCGTACATTCTTGCAAGCCGAAATCGAACCATCAGCGATTCGCTGGATCGATCATCGTTCTTTGGCGACTCAGGCACAGCAGGACTTATTCGGTACATCGGTACCGCTCTCCCCTGCCCTGCCCCTCCCTGCTGATTTGGCGAACTCCAATCGGACCATCAATGTTCCGGCGTCGTTCCTATCAATCGCAAAGACGGTCTCGTTCCATCGCTCACCATCTCGCTGGGAGAATCTCTATGGCATCTTGTGGCGTCTGTCTCATGGGGAAAAACACCTGCTAAGCATTGCCAGCGATCCTGATGTGATCGAATTGGCAGCGATGGAAAAAGCGGTGCGACGAGATGCGCACAAGACGAAAGCGTTTGTTCGTTTCCGTAGCTTTCGTGACAATGATGGTGAGCGATTCGTCGCATGGCATCGCCCGGATCACTATGTGTTGCGTTATGTCGCTGACTTTTTCTGCAGACGCTTTGACGTGATGCGATGGTCAATTCTGACGCCCGATGAGTCTTGTCATTGGGATGGGGCCAAGCTGACATTCTCTGAAGGCTTGCCCCGCAGCTCAGCTCCTGCAGACGATGAAATTGAAGAGCTTTGGAAAACCTACTACGCAAACATCTTCAACCCCGCTCGTATCAAGCTGAAGGCCATGCAAGCGGAAATGCCCAAAAAGCATTGGGCAACAATGCCAGAAACCGAACTGATCGAACCGATGTTGCGCGATGCCCCACGCCGCGTCGAGCAAATGATTCAGTACACCGACTCAATCGCAAGTGCACAGTCTTTCGTTCCACAGCAAAAAGATATCGCAATACTTCGTGAAGCTGCGGCGACCTGCCAAGGCTGCGCGCTCTGTCATGACGCGACTCAAACGGTATTCGGTTCAGGGCCAGAAAACTCGCGGGCTGTGCTTGTTGGCGAACAACCAGGCGATAACGAAGACCAAATGGGGCAACCTTTCGTCGGACCAGCAGGCAAGTTGCTTCGAGAAGTTCTTCACGCTTCCGGAATCGACGAGCAAACAATCTACATGACCAATGCGGTCAAGCATTTCAAATTCACTCGATCCGGAAAACGCCGACTACACAAAAAGCCATCAGCGCGTGAAGTTGCAGCTTGCCGACCTTGGTTACAAGCCGAACTTGAAACGATCCGCCCCAAGCTTATTCTGTGTCTTGGCGCGAGCGCATCGGGAGTCATCTTTGGTCCGAACTTCCGCATCACCGAACAACGCGGACAGTGGTATTCATCGCCATATGCAGACCGAACACTAGCGACCTACCATCCATCAGCACTGCTGCGTGCTCCGCAAGATAAAGCTGCCGAAATGCGTCGCGAATTCGAGTCTGACATCGGCGAATTTGCCAAAGCTTTTCATGCCCTCTAG
- a CDS encoding VWA domain-containing protein produces MESSRRSAKPQTRRLDPPSGRQTFVAWLLAMAFALTPASADEPVSIRLQQKLVGRHDNLRVNTINSLPADYQSRLDALPTVIASLELLRNDRRFRGPAGKNEPELPEGVLLMIQFVGQMDRPESTQALCELLDMPRPTWIMAAAQSLGHHQHHNSIEQLEKLIDSDHFPDSYGFRFVLARALTEMNHPDAWEALARLSAHVDGQLAYLLEKEFNEVTAAGFLGDKERFDKWRDSLGLNSASSLPDDEEMKLESGINVLADAIKKLNGNPKTSNQVASTLELPQKMNLSPGQSAVSYLRQKRLSPSHYYGIEIYAKRLLFVLDRSGSMNSVVYGQSRMDKAKRELIAAIEGLDPECEFGIIVFDTAIRPWRSMLVEANEQNKRESINFVSKLSGGNRTNTYAALRNALEFDSQLEAVFMLTDGQPTTGALVNPSAILLDILRRNAVHNITINTVAISVEPPMESFLRQLAEPSRGECRVVD; encoded by the coding sequence ATGGAGTCCTCTAGACGATCGGCGAAACCTCAAACGCGACGTCTTGATCCACCAAGCGGTCGTCAAACTTTTGTAGCCTGGCTGCTGGCAATGGCTTTTGCCCTGACGCCAGCCTCTGCAGATGAGCCGGTTAGTATTCGACTTCAACAAAAGCTTGTCGGTCGGCACGATAACCTTCGCGTTAACACGATAAACTCGCTTCCGGCAGATTACCAAAGCCGGCTTGATGCGTTGCCAACAGTGATCGCATCGCTGGAACTGCTACGAAATGACCGCCGCTTTCGTGGCCCGGCCGGTAAGAACGAACCAGAATTACCCGAGGGTGTTCTGCTGATGATTCAGTTCGTTGGTCAAATGGATCGGCCCGAATCAACTCAAGCACTTTGCGAATTGCTCGACATGCCGCGTCCGACCTGGATCATGGCCGCTGCACAATCGCTGGGCCACCATCAACACCACAATTCGATCGAACAACTTGAGAAGTTAATCGACTCAGATCACTTCCCTGACAGCTATGGATTCCGTTTTGTGCTGGCACGTGCCCTAACGGAAATGAACCATCCAGACGCTTGGGAAGCTCTTGCACGATTGTCTGCACACGTCGATGGACAGCTTGCCTATCTTCTTGAGAAAGAATTCAACGAAGTGACCGCCGCAGGCTTTTTGGGCGACAAGGAGAGGTTTGACAAATGGCGAGACTCTCTTGGACTGAATTCCGCATCGAGCCTCCCAGATGATGAGGAAATGAAGCTGGAAAGCGGGATCAACGTTCTGGCAGACGCAATCAAAAAGCTAAATGGCAATCCGAAAACATCGAATCAGGTAGCAAGTACGCTTGAATTGCCGCAAAAGATGAACCTTTCGCCTGGACAATCGGCGGTGTCCTATTTGCGTCAGAAACGTTTATCTCCTTCGCACTACTACGGCATCGAAATCTACGCCAAAAGGCTGCTCTTTGTGCTCGACCGAAGCGGCAGTATGAATTCGGTTGTCTATGGTCAATCACGGATGGACAAAGCCAAACGGGAATTGATCGCAGCGATCGAAGGATTGGATCCGGAATGCGAATTCGGAATCATCGTGTTCGATACGGCCATTCGTCCTTGGCGATCAATGCTGGTCGAAGCCAACGAGCAAAACAAACGTGAATCGATCAACTTTGTTTCCAAGCTTTCCGGTGGCAATCGGACCAATACCTATGCCGCTCTGCGGAATGCTCTTGAATTTGATTCTCAACTGGAAGCCGTGTTCATGCTGACCGACGGACAGCCTACAACTGGCGCATTGGTCAATCCTTCGGCCATCCTGTTGGACATTCTGCGACGCAACGCGGTTCACAACATCACGATCAACACAGTCGCGATTTCTGTTGAACCTCCGATGGAATCATTTCTTCGCCAACTGGCTGAACCGAGCCGAGGCGAGTGTCGCGTTGTCGATTGA